A part of Nerophis lumbriciformis linkage group LG25, RoL_Nlum_v2.1, whole genome shotgun sequence genomic DNA contains:
- the LOC133621804 gene encoding fascin-like isoform X1 translates to MSSNWAGGDLLRVPLGLVNSEAKYLTAETFGFKINASAGSLKKKQTWTLEQTGEDGSVVFLLSHLGRYLAADKDGKVTADAEARSPDCRFLIAAHEDGRWSLQSEPHGRYLGGGQDRITCFAQASSAAERWGVHLAVHPQVNLYSVARKRFVRLGAARGEVSADRDAPWGVDSLITLVYRDQRYHLETSDNHFLRGDGGLAAATEADTGFVLEFRSGKVAFRDCGGRYLAPVGPTGTVKSGKVTRVGKDELFGLERSRAQVVLTAANDRNVSTRQGMDLSANQDEEGDQEVFQLEMSPEDRKCAFRTAAGKYWTLTPSGGLQCTASAKSANSYFDLEWREGRVCVRAANGKYVTAKRNGQLAATVENQGEAEHFLMKLINRPIIVLRGEHGFIGARKAGVATLDSNRASYDVFQLEFLNGAYAIKDWQGKYWRVGEDSAVSCSEGSPTHFLFEFCDLNKMAVRVSGGKYLKGDHAGGLKAIADSLDSATLWEY, encoded by the exons ATGTCCTCCAACTGGGCCGGCGGGGACCTGCTGCGCGTCCCGCTGGGACTCGTCAACAGCGAGGCCAAGTACTTGACGGCCGAGACGTTCGGCTTCAAGATCAACGCGTCGGCCGGCAGCCTGAAGAAGAAGCAGACGTGGACGCTGGAGCAGACCGGCGAGGACGGCAGCGTGGTCTTCCTGCTGTCCCACCTGGGCCGCTACCTGGCGGCGGACAAGGACGGCAAGGTGACGGCGGACGCGGAGGCGCGCTCCCCGGACTGCCGCTTCCTCATCGCGGCGCACGAGGACGGCCGCTGGTCGCTGCAGTCGGAGCCGCACGGCCGCTACCTGGGCGGCGGCCAGGACCGGATCACGTGCTTCGCGCAGGCGTCCTCGGCGGCGGAGAGGTGGGGCGTCCACCTGGCCGTGCACCCGCAGGTCAACCTCTACAGCGTGGCGCGGAAACGCTTCGTGCGCCTGGGCGCCGCGCGCGGGGAGGTGTCCGCGGACCGGGACGCGCCCTGGGGGGTGGACTCGCTCATCACCTTGGTCTACCGCGACCAGCGCTACCACCTGGAGACCTCGGACAACCACTTCCTGCGCGGGGACGGCGGCCTGGCTGCGGCCACCGAGGCGGACACCGGCTTCGTGCTGGAATTCCGCTCTGGCAAGGTGGCCTTCCGAGACTGCGGCGGCCGCTACCTGGCGCCGGTGGGGCCGACTGGCACCGTCAAGTCCGGGAAGGTGACCCGGGTGGGGAAGGATGAATTGTTCGGCCTGGAGAGGAGCCGTGCGCAGGTTGTCCTCACCGCGGCCAACGACAGGAACGTGTCCACCAGGCAAG GCATGGACCTGTCCGCCAATCAGGACGAGGAAGGCGACCAGGAAGTCTTCCAACTGGAGATGAGCCCCGAAGACAGGAAGTGCGCCTTCAGGACCGCCGCTGGCAAATACTGGACCTTGACACCCAGCGGTGGACTGCAGTGCACCGCCTCCGCTAA GTCCGCCAACTCTTACTTTGACCTGGAGTGGCGTGAAGGTCGCGTTTGTGTGCGCGCGGCTAACGGGAAGTATGTGACCGCCAAGAGGAACGGACAGCTAGCTGCAACTGTCGAAAACCAAG GTGAGGCGGAGCACTTCCTGATGAAGCTGATCAACCGTCCAATCATCGTCCTCCGCGGTGAGCACGGCTTCATCGGCGCCCGTAAGGCCGGCGTGGCCACGCTGGACTCCAACCGAGCATCCTACGACGTTTTCCAGCTGGAGTTCCTCAACGGAGCGTACGCCATCAAAG ATTGGCAGGGGAAGTACTGGCGTGTCGGCGAAGACTCGGCGGTGTCGTGCAGCGAGGGCTCTCCCACACACTTTCTCTTTGAGTTCTGCGACCTCAACAAGATGGCCGTGCGTGTGTCGGGGGGGAAGTATCTAAAAGGAGACCACGCCGGGGGGCTCAAGGCTATCGCCGACTCCCTGGACAGCGCCACCCTCTGGGAATACTGA
- the LOC133621963 gene encoding serine/threonine-protein kinase PLK1-like, with amino-acid sequence YFLGKGGFAKCYEITDVETKQVFAGKIVPKSLILKQHQREKMTSEIAIHKSLHHANIVGFHDFFENDDFVFVVLEICRRRLQ; translated from the exons TACTTCCTGGGCAAGGGGGGCTTCGCCAAGTGCTACGAGATCACGGACGTGGAGACCAAGCAGGTGTTCGCCGGGAAGATCGTCCCCAAGTCGCTGATTCTCAAGCAGCACCAGCGGGAGAAGATGACCTCCGAGATCGCCATCCACAAAAGcctccaccacgccaacatcGTCGGCTTCCACGACTTCTTCGAGAACGATGACTTCGTCTTTGTGGTGCTGGAGATCTGCAGGAGGAGA CTCCaataa
- the LOC133621804 gene encoding fascin-like isoform X2, whose amino-acid sequence MSSNWAGGDLLRVPLGLVNSEAKYLTAETFGFKINASAGSLKKKQTWTLEQTGEDGSVVFLLSHLGRYLAADKDGKVTADAEARSPDCRFLIAAHEDGRWSLQSEPHGRYLGGGQDRITCFAQASSAAERWGVHLAVHPQVNLYSVARKRFVRLGAARGEVSADRDAPWGVDSLITLVYRDQRYHLETSDNHFLRGDGGLAAATEADTGFVLEFRSGKVAFRDCGGRYLAPVGPTGTVKSGKVTRVGKDELFGLERSRAQVVLTAANDRNVSTRQGMDLSANQDEEGDQEVFQLEMSPEDRKCAFRTAAGKYWTLTPSGGLQCTASAKSANSYFDLEWREGRVCVRAANGKYVTAKRNGQLAATVENQGEAEHFLMKLINRPIIVLRGEHGFIGARKAGVATLDSNRASYDVFQLEFLNGALAGEVLACRRRLGGVVQRGLSHTLSL is encoded by the exons ATGTCCTCCAACTGGGCCGGCGGGGACCTGCTGCGCGTCCCGCTGGGACTCGTCAACAGCGAGGCCAAGTACTTGACGGCCGAGACGTTCGGCTTCAAGATCAACGCGTCGGCCGGCAGCCTGAAGAAGAAGCAGACGTGGACGCTGGAGCAGACCGGCGAGGACGGCAGCGTGGTCTTCCTGCTGTCCCACCTGGGCCGCTACCTGGCGGCGGACAAGGACGGCAAGGTGACGGCGGACGCGGAGGCGCGCTCCCCGGACTGCCGCTTCCTCATCGCGGCGCACGAGGACGGCCGCTGGTCGCTGCAGTCGGAGCCGCACGGCCGCTACCTGGGCGGCGGCCAGGACCGGATCACGTGCTTCGCGCAGGCGTCCTCGGCGGCGGAGAGGTGGGGCGTCCACCTGGCCGTGCACCCGCAGGTCAACCTCTACAGCGTGGCGCGGAAACGCTTCGTGCGCCTGGGCGCCGCGCGCGGGGAGGTGTCCGCGGACCGGGACGCGCCCTGGGGGGTGGACTCGCTCATCACCTTGGTCTACCGCGACCAGCGCTACCACCTGGAGACCTCGGACAACCACTTCCTGCGCGGGGACGGCGGCCTGGCTGCGGCCACCGAGGCGGACACCGGCTTCGTGCTGGAATTCCGCTCTGGCAAGGTGGCCTTCCGAGACTGCGGCGGCCGCTACCTGGCGCCGGTGGGGCCGACTGGCACCGTCAAGTCCGGGAAGGTGACCCGGGTGGGGAAGGATGAATTGTTCGGCCTGGAGAGGAGCCGTGCGCAGGTTGTCCTCACCGCGGCCAACGACAGGAACGTGTCCACCAGGCAAG GCATGGACCTGTCCGCCAATCAGGACGAGGAAGGCGACCAGGAAGTCTTCCAACTGGAGATGAGCCCCGAAGACAGGAAGTGCGCCTTCAGGACCGCCGCTGGCAAATACTGGACCTTGACACCCAGCGGTGGACTGCAGTGCACCGCCTCCGCTAA GTCCGCCAACTCTTACTTTGACCTGGAGTGGCGTGAAGGTCGCGTTTGTGTGCGCGCGGCTAACGGGAAGTATGTGACCGCCAAGAGGAACGGACAGCTAGCTGCAACTGTCGAAAACCAAG GTGAGGCGGAGCACTTCCTGATGAAGCTGATCAACCGTCCAATCATCGTCCTCCGCGGTGAGCACGGCTTCATCGGCGCCCGTAAGGCCGGCGTGGCCACGCTGGACTCCAACCGAGCATCCTACGACGTTTTCCAGCTGGAGTTCCTCAACGGAGC ATTGGCAGGGGAAGTACTGGCGTGTCGGCGAAGACTCGGCGGTGTCGTGCAGCGAGGGCTCTCCCACACACTTTCTCTTTGA